The following are encoded together in the Citrus sinensis cultivar Valencia sweet orange chromosome 1, DVS_A1.0, whole genome shotgun sequence genome:
- the LOC102617787 gene encoding 60S ribosomal protein L39-3, which yields MPSHKTFMIKKKLAKKMRQNRPIPHWIRMRTDNTIRYNAKRRHWRRTKLGF from the exons ATG CCGTCACACAAGACATTTATGATCAAGAAGAAGCTTGCCAAGAAGATGAGGCAAAACAGGCCCATCCCTCACTGGATCCGTATGCGCACCGACAACACCATCAg ATACAACGCAAAGCGCAGGCACTGGCGCCGCACAAAGCTTGGATTCTAA